In one Gopherus evgoodei ecotype Sinaloan lineage chromosome 1, rGopEvg1_v1.p, whole genome shotgun sequence genomic region, the following are encoded:
- the GPALPP1 gene encoding GPALPP motifs-containing protein 1 isoform X3 yields MRTSARLQVQYCLLATKKAQKCMTVMKAPSLLLCSEKQIEILKRSRTLIQYPSQKQKRAQEDDDDDGFFGPALPPGFKKQDDSPERPVIGPALPPGFRKPTQYTEDNSCSIGSSISSEFHTQATDSEEDDAVIGPMPAKGPVESSVTRDFERRAQRMKEKLTSSDDDGSKQVSRESWMTELPPELKGFGLGPRTFKRRTDEKSGDKSIWTDTPADRERKAQEMQEAKKSASKGDEEIVLSARDKRLAEQLSSYNDSKRSESLMDMHHKNLKSKATEDKKPQERRPFDRDQDLQVNRFDEVQKKALIKKSRELNTRFSHSKGNMFL; encoded by the exons TTGCAGGTCCAGTATTGCCTCCTGGCTACAAAAAAAGCTCAGAAATGCATGACAGTGATGAAGGCTCCAagtctcctcctctgctcagagaAGCAAATAGAGATTCTGAAGAGGAGCAGGACTCTGATCCAGTACCCAAGTCA AAAACAGAAAAGAGCTCAGGAAGATGACGATGATGATGGCTTTTTTGGACCTGCTCTTCCTCCTGGATTTAAAAAGCAAGATGATTCTCCAGAGAG GCCTGTTATAGGTCCTGCTTTACCCCCTGGTTTTAGGAAACCTACACAGTATACTGAAGATAACAGCTGTTCCATAGGATCTTCTATTTCTTCAGAATTCCATACCCAG gCAACAGATAGCGAGGAAGACGACGCTGTCATAGGTCCAATGCCTGCAAAAGGACCAGTAGAATCCAGTGTAACTAGAGACTTTGAACGCAGAGCTCAGCGAATGAAAGAAAAACTTACTTCTTCAGATGAT gatGGGTCCAAGCAAGTTTCAAGGGAGTCTTGGATGACTGAGCTTCCACCAGAATTGAAAGGCTTTGGATTGGGCCCAAGAACTTTCAAGAGAAGAACAGATGAGAAATCAGGAGATAAGTCAATTTGGACAGATACTCCAGCTGACAGAGAGAGGAAAGCCCAA GAAATGCAAGAAGCAAAGAAGTCAGCCAGTAAAGGTGATGAAGAAATTGTATTATCTGCAAGAGACAAGAGACTGGCTGAGCAGCTGTCTTCATACAAT GACTCAAAAAGATCAGAATCTCTCATGGATATGCATCATAAAAACTTAAAGAGCAAAGCAACTGAAGATAAGAAACCCCAAGAGAGAAGGCCATTTGACCGAGACCAGGACCTCCAAGTCAATCGATTTGATGAAGTTCAAAAGAAAGCCCTAATAAAGAAATCCAGAGAGTTAAACACCAGGTTTTCACATAGCAAAGGCAATATGTTTTTATAA
- the GPALPP1 gene encoding GPALPP motifs-containing protein 1 isoform X4, with translation MRTSARVQYCLLATKKAQKCMTVMKAPSLLLCSEKQIEILKRSRTLIQYPSQKQKRAQEDDDDDGFFGPALPPGFKKQDDSPERPVIGPALPPGFRKPTQYTEDNSCSIGSSISSEFHTQATDSEEDDAVIGPMPAKGPVESSVTRDFERRAQRMKEKLTSSDDDGSKQVSRESWMTELPPELKGFGLGPRTFKRRTDEKSGDKSIWTDTPADRERKAQEMQEAKKSASKGDEEIVLSARDKRLAEQLSSYNDSKRSESLMDMHHKNLKSKATEDKKPQERRPFDRDQDLQVNRFDEVQKKALIKKSRELNTRFSHSKGNMFL, from the exons GTCCAGTATTGCCTCCTGGCTACAAAAAAAGCTCAGAAATGCATGACAGTGATGAAGGCTCCAagtctcctcctctgctcagagaAGCAAATAGAGATTCTGAAGAGGAGCAGGACTCTGATCCAGTACCCAAGTCA AAAACAGAAAAGAGCTCAGGAAGATGACGATGATGATGGCTTTTTTGGACCTGCTCTTCCTCCTGGATTTAAAAAGCAAGATGATTCTCCAGAGAG GCCTGTTATAGGTCCTGCTTTACCCCCTGGTTTTAGGAAACCTACACAGTATACTGAAGATAACAGCTGTTCCATAGGATCTTCTATTTCTTCAGAATTCCATACCCAG gCAACAGATAGCGAGGAAGACGACGCTGTCATAGGTCCAATGCCTGCAAAAGGACCAGTAGAATCCAGTGTAACTAGAGACTTTGAACGCAGAGCTCAGCGAATGAAAGAAAAACTTACTTCTTCAGATGAT gatGGGTCCAAGCAAGTTTCAAGGGAGTCTTGGATGACTGAGCTTCCACCAGAATTGAAAGGCTTTGGATTGGGCCCAAGAACTTTCAAGAGAAGAACAGATGAGAAATCAGGAGATAAGTCAATTTGGACAGATACTCCAGCTGACAGAGAGAGGAAAGCCCAA GAAATGCAAGAAGCAAAGAAGTCAGCCAGTAAAGGTGATGAAGAAATTGTATTATCTGCAAGAGACAAGAGACTGGCTGAGCAGCTGTCTTCATACAAT GACTCAAAAAGATCAGAATCTCTCATGGATATGCATCATAAAAACTTAAAGAGCAAAGCAACTGAAGATAAGAAACCCCAAGAGAGAAGGCCATTTGACCGAGACCAGGACCTCCAAGTCAATCGATTTGATGAAGTTCAAAAGAAAGCCCTAATAAAGAAATCCAGAGAGTTAAACACCAGGTTTTCACATAGCAAAGGCAATATGTTTTTATAA
- the GPALPP1 gene encoding GPALPP motifs-containing protein 1 isoform X2 produces the protein MARELMGPALPPGFASCAEADPDEDFSQGPVLPPGYKKSSEMHDSDEGSKSPPLLREANRDSEEEQDSDPVPKKQKRAQEDDDDDGFFGPALPPGFKKQDDSPERPVIGPALPPGFRKPTQYTEDNSCSIGSSISSEFHTQATDSEEDDAVIGPMPAKGPVESSVTRDFERRAQRMKEKLTSSDDDGSKQVSRESWMTELPPELKGFGLGPRTFKRRTDEKSGDKSIWTDTPADRERKAQEMQEAKKSASKGDEEIVLSARDKRLAEQLSSYNDSKRSESLMDMHHKNLKSKATEDKKPQERRPFDRDQDLQVNRFDEVQKKALIKKSRELNTRFSHSKGNMFL, from the exons GTCCAGTATTGCCTCCTGGCTACAAAAAAAGCTCAGAAATGCATGACAGTGATGAAGGCTCCAagtctcctcctctgctcagagaAGCAAATAGAGATTCTGAAGAGGAGCAGGACTCTGATCCAGTACCCAA AAAACAGAAAAGAGCTCAGGAAGATGACGATGATGATGGCTTTTTTGGACCTGCTCTTCCTCCTGGATTTAAAAAGCAAGATGATTCTCCAGAGAG GCCTGTTATAGGTCCTGCTTTACCCCCTGGTTTTAGGAAACCTACACAGTATACTGAAGATAACAGCTGTTCCATAGGATCTTCTATTTCTTCAGAATTCCATACCCAG gCAACAGATAGCGAGGAAGACGACGCTGTCATAGGTCCAATGCCTGCAAAAGGACCAGTAGAATCCAGTGTAACTAGAGACTTTGAACGCAGAGCTCAGCGAATGAAAGAAAAACTTACTTCTTCAGATGAT gatGGGTCCAAGCAAGTTTCAAGGGAGTCTTGGATGACTGAGCTTCCACCAGAATTGAAAGGCTTTGGATTGGGCCCAAGAACTTTCAAGAGAAGAACAGATGAGAAATCAGGAGATAAGTCAATTTGGACAGATACTCCAGCTGACAGAGAGAGGAAAGCCCAA GAAATGCAAGAAGCAAAGAAGTCAGCCAGTAAAGGTGATGAAGAAATTGTATTATCTGCAAGAGACAAGAGACTGGCTGAGCAGCTGTCTTCATACAAT GACTCAAAAAGATCAGAATCTCTCATGGATATGCATCATAAAAACTTAAAGAGCAAAGCAACTGAAGATAAGAAACCCCAAGAGAGAAGGCCATTTGACCGAGACCAGGACCTCCAAGTCAATCGATTTGATGAAGTTCAAAAGAAAGCCCTAATAAAGAAATCCAGAGAGTTAAACACCAGGTTTTCACATAGCAAAGGCAATATGTTTTTATAA
- the GPALPP1 gene encoding GPALPP motifs-containing protein 1 isoform X1, whose protein sequence is MARELMGPALPPGFASCAEADPDEDFSQVAGPVLPPGYKKSSEMHDSDEGSKSPPLLREANRDSEEEQDSDPVPKKQKRAQEDDDDDGFFGPALPPGFKKQDDSPERPVIGPALPPGFRKPTQYTEDNSCSIGSSISSEFHTQATDSEEDDAVIGPMPAKGPVESSVTRDFERRAQRMKEKLTSSDDDGSKQVSRESWMTELPPELKGFGLGPRTFKRRTDEKSGDKSIWTDTPADRERKAQEMQEAKKSASKGDEEIVLSARDKRLAEQLSSYNDSKRSESLMDMHHKNLKSKATEDKKPQERRPFDRDQDLQVNRFDEVQKKALIKKSRELNTRFSHSKGNMFL, encoded by the exons TTGCAGGTCCAGTATTGCCTCCTGGCTACAAAAAAAGCTCAGAAATGCATGACAGTGATGAAGGCTCCAagtctcctcctctgctcagagaAGCAAATAGAGATTCTGAAGAGGAGCAGGACTCTGATCCAGTACCCAA AAAACAGAAAAGAGCTCAGGAAGATGACGATGATGATGGCTTTTTTGGACCTGCTCTTCCTCCTGGATTTAAAAAGCAAGATGATTCTCCAGAGAG GCCTGTTATAGGTCCTGCTTTACCCCCTGGTTTTAGGAAACCTACACAGTATACTGAAGATAACAGCTGTTCCATAGGATCTTCTATTTCTTCAGAATTCCATACCCAG gCAACAGATAGCGAGGAAGACGACGCTGTCATAGGTCCAATGCCTGCAAAAGGACCAGTAGAATCCAGTGTAACTAGAGACTTTGAACGCAGAGCTCAGCGAATGAAAGAAAAACTTACTTCTTCAGATGAT gatGGGTCCAAGCAAGTTTCAAGGGAGTCTTGGATGACTGAGCTTCCACCAGAATTGAAAGGCTTTGGATTGGGCCCAAGAACTTTCAAGAGAAGAACAGATGAGAAATCAGGAGATAAGTCAATTTGGACAGATACTCCAGCTGACAGAGAGAGGAAAGCCCAA GAAATGCAAGAAGCAAAGAAGTCAGCCAGTAAAGGTGATGAAGAAATTGTATTATCTGCAAGAGACAAGAGACTGGCTGAGCAGCTGTCTTCATACAAT GACTCAAAAAGATCAGAATCTCTCATGGATATGCATCATAAAAACTTAAAGAGCAAAGCAACTGAAGATAAGAAACCCCAAGAGAGAAGGCCATTTGACCGAGACCAGGACCTCCAAGTCAATCGATTTGATGAAGTTCAAAAGAAAGCCCTAATAAAGAAATCCAGAGAGTTAAACACCAGGTTTTCACATAGCAAAGGCAATATGTTTTTATAA